A stretch of Candidatus Cloacimonadota bacterium DNA encodes these proteins:
- a CDS encoding C-GCAxxG-C-C family protein, with product MQQSQWQQKAVQSFDTGYNCAQSVFVAFAPALGLDEKTALKIASTFGGGMHRGATCGALTGAMMALGLAAGFSEYSPEAKDEIGGLTRELVLRWQDQFGELDCRDILQIDPCDPEQKTSCPRSRNPGRALPKLCERSGSNSLRYLAGA from the coding sequence ATGCAACAATCGCAATGGCAACAGAAGGCTGTACAAAGCTTTGACACAGGCTACAACTGCGCCCAGAGCGTATTCGTTGCCTTTGCTCCCGCTTTGGGACTGGATGAAAAGACTGCTCTGAAGATTGCTTCCACATTTGGTGGCGGAATGCATAGAGGAGCCACCTGCGGAGCCCTGACTGGAGCGATGATGGCCCTGGGCCTGGCAGCGGGTTTTAGCGAATACAGCCCCGAAGCCAAGGATGAGATCGGCGGTTTGACCCGCGAACTGGTATTACGCTGGCAGGATCAATTCGGTGAGCTGGACTGCAGGGATATTCTGCAGATTGATCCATGTGATCCAGAGCAAAAAACAAGCTGCCCGCGAAGCCGGAATCCTGGCCGAGCGTTGCCCAAATTGTGTGAACGGAGCGGTTCAAATTCTCTCCGATATCTTGCGGGAGCTTGA
- a CDS encoding transglutaminase-like domain-containing protein: MRKIVPLLILIVAVLQLNGILPKELQKSGNPTLYTTLQQKAGTNLNKLPRKLARSYREILQSNDDILMAYLLAYEADSKLAEASPQIVMENYQAITDLLQKEGMNYSAEFFLSYIAKQSVSDERLSPYRKAMLEDGLQEVLEISDPLQRYRAVASWCVGKMLFMQTSGRDQSPLDITRKSLTGRCEEMQILFVAAARTVGLPSRPASTPWWAHMDNNHAWAEVFLDAEWHYTGDMDAAYFPDQTWFSGMIDKTVLILAEGSLAAEDDEVLIRGNYDTIINSTANYAKDRTRRVEIICVDEDAKPLADVQVAVMVYNWGALRPIIYLRSDANGRLGFSTGSGDFYLSAYKDAKHALSKVTASEVKKITVELVLIEQDVKAIDAVMNYPGNEMVWREAPLQYQEEIASRKEAWQSTIDAWQERAKASPVPDSLALIARGNLGELEKFWQANTPVDDSFIGFLMGYDPKFMWQADAQLLEAVYRFWQDQDRDAPPELIMPSVFYEELPRPQIKKAKAILYPDSFRKSGKTPQKRMDKALKWQKRKYKIDGAKALSGQPRLDVLAAQKYLSDTQYRMLAIYILRANGIPAQFTRLPDNILVYRDDDWQYYDLKQGKLAKHEVQKQSSNYLDIMLTDADGVPINNAREHFTPTRFVEGAFYDINASVDELGAGRYRLAMPESEMQLNFGYRISDSKTAFKMIPITPGTDSLQIVAQEYPRTWEKASQEMLQMLDDTDLTGKDVVIFGNIDQENSMRIAQKLLDMDRGFVFYGYTQQGSHRLPGYVFNPVWQDMVHSDPGFAHAVITLYRTAEGWRMYEGIWSKLP; this comes from the coding sequence ATGCGCAAGATAGTCCCTTTACTGATACTTATTGTTGCAGTGTTGCAGTTGAATGGAATACTGCCCAAAGAGCTGCAGAAATCCGGCAATCCCACACTCTATACCACTCTTCAACAAAAAGCCGGTACAAACCTGAATAAACTACCTCGAAAGCTGGCTAGATCTTACCGCGAGATACTGCAAAGTAACGACGATATCCTGATGGCGTATCTTCTGGCTTATGAGGCTGATAGCAAGCTTGCAGAAGCTTCCCCGCAGATAGTAATGGAAAACTATCAGGCGATTACCGATCTTCTGCAAAAAGAGGGCATGAACTATTCCGCAGAGTTCTTTCTATCTTACATTGCAAAGCAGAGTGTTTCAGACGAACGCCTCAGCCCCTATCGTAAAGCGATGCTTGAAGATGGACTGCAGGAAGTGCTGGAGATATCCGATCCCCTTCAACGTTACAGGGCAGTGGCGAGCTGGTGTGTGGGAAAAATGCTCTTTATGCAGACCAGCGGGCGCGATCAATCTCCCTTGGACATTACCCGAAAAAGCCTTACCGGACGCTGTGAGGAGATGCAGATTCTCTTTGTAGCCGCCGCTCGCACAGTGGGATTGCCGTCTCGTCCCGCCAGTACTCCCTGGTGGGCACATATGGACAACAATCACGCTTGGGCAGAAGTGTTTTTGGATGCAGAGTGGCATTACACCGGGGATATGGATGCCGCATACTTTCCCGATCAAACATGGTTTAGCGGGATGATCGACAAGACTGTATTAATCCTGGCAGAAGGCAGTCTGGCAGCGGAAGACGATGAGGTTCTGATCCGTGGAAATTACGATACCATCATCAATTCAACCGCCAATTATGCCAAAGATCGCACCCGCCGTGTGGAGATCATTTGCGTGGATGAAGATGCCAAACCGCTTGCGGATGTGCAGGTAGCTGTGATGGTGTATAACTGGGGGGCTCTGCGTCCTATCATTTATTTGAGAAGCGATGCGAATGGCAGGCTGGGATTCAGTACCGGTAGTGGGGATTTTTATCTTTCTGCTTACAAAGATGCCAAACACGCACTCAGTAAAGTAACTGCCTCTGAAGTAAAGAAGATAACGGTGGAACTGGTGCTTATCGAACAGGATGTAAAGGCCATTGATGCGGTAATGAACTATCCCGGCAATGAAATGGTGTGGCGGGAAGCTCCACTGCAATATCAGGAAGAAATAGCTTCCCGCAAAGAGGCTTGGCAAAGCACTATAGACGCTTGGCAAGAGCGGGCGAAAGCGTCTCCTGTTCCGGACAGTCTAGCGCTGATTGCGCGGGGGAACTTGGGCGAATTGGAGAAGTTTTGGCAAGCGAACACGCCTGTTGATGATAGCTTTATCGGCTTTTTGATGGGATACGATCCCAAGTTTATGTGGCAGGCAGATGCGCAGCTTTTGGAGGCAGTCTATCGTTTTTGGCAGGATCAGGATCGTGATGCACCTCCGGAGCTGATAATGCCTTCAGTATTCTACGAGGAATTGCCTCGCCCTCAGATCAAGAAAGCAAAGGCAATCCTGTATCCCGATTCGTTCCGGAAATCAGGAAAGACACCGCAAAAGCGCATGGATAAGGCACTGAAGTGGCAGAAGCGTAAATACAAGATAGACGGTGCAAAAGCACTGTCCGGACAGCCCAGACTGGACGTGCTGGCAGCTCAGAAATACCTCAGCGATACTCAATACAGGATGCTGGCTATCTATATTCTGAGGGCAAACGGAATCCCCGCACAATTCACTCGCTTGCCCGATAACATTCTGGTCTATCGGGATGATGACTGGCAGTATTATGATCTGAAACAAGGTAAATTGGCCAAGCATGAAGTGCAGAAACAGAGTAGTAACTATCTGGATATTATGTTGACCGATGCAGATGGCGTGCCCATCAACAATGCTCGGGAGCACTTTACCCCTACTCGCTTTGTCGAGGGTGCTTTTTACGATATCAACGCCTCTGTGGATGAATTGGGAGCTGGGAGATATCGCCTGGCAATGCCAGAGAGTGAGATGCAACTGAACTTTGGCTACCGGATATCGGATAGTAAGACAGCATTCAAGATGATTCCTATTACTCCTGGCACAGATTCACTACAGATAGTCGCGCAGGAGTATCCCAGAACTTGGGAGAAAGCCAGTCAGGAGATGTTGCAAATGCTTGATGATACGGATTTGACAGGGAAGGATGTGGTGATCTTCGGAAACATCGATCAGGAAAATAGCATGCGCATAGCTCAGAAGCTGTTGGATATGGATAGAGGCTTTGTATTTTACGGCTATACTCAGCAAGGTTCCCATCGTTTGCCAGGATATGTGTTCAATCCGGTCTGGCAGGATATGGTTCATAGCGATCCCGGTTTTGCACATGCGGTAATTACTCTATATAGAACAGCAGAAGGCTGGAGGATGTATGAAGGCATCTGGAGCAAGCTTCCATAA
- a CDS encoding RidA family protein, which yields MKSIMTHSAPAAIGPYSQAALRNDTLFVSGQLGIDPNTGNMADGFEAQANLVFQHLKAILEAAGMGMSHVMKVTVFMKDMNDFALLNEIYARNFSAPYPAREAVQVARLPKDGLVEISVIAMR from the coding sequence ATGAAATCCATCATGACACACAGTGCACCGGCTGCTATCGGCCCTTACTCGCAGGCAGCATTGAGGAACGACACTTTGTTTGTTAGCGGTCAATTGGGGATAGATCCAAATACCGGGAATATGGCAGATGGTTTTGAAGCCCAGGCGAATCTGGTGTTTCAGCACTTGAAAGCCATATTGGAAGCTGCCGGTATGGGAATGTCTCATGTAATGAAAGTAACAGTGTTTATGAAAGATATGAACGATTTTGCCCTGCTAAATGAGATCTATGCACGCAACTTCAGTGCACCATATCCGGCTCGTGAAGCCGTTCAGGTGGCGCGCTTGCCCAAAGACGGCTTAGTAGAAATATCCGTGATCGCGATGAGGTAA
- a CDS encoding metallopeptidase TldD-related protein, with the protein MNKKFVEQYIREHCSADDYTCWIKESDSHETRFAQNGITQHLAGPKVWIDFHVSFGTKSGKSLVNQGDEENLARLIQTAEENAHLAPEDPEHMPSVGPAELPKVQNCSEATLKLTPAQMVDIVQKSIDKAKAMDATVSGMCEKHYNCNYLFSKNGFSGEESSTQFGHSMTIKKAEVETKVSYEAKDFAPFDLESEFARLVSQAEALAHQQSFNAQKIAVILRPPALLELMWYMNWMMNRRQSDEGFTPFTGMLGKECFGKKFSLYSTLSNNDILAPAFDMLGLPSKETCWVERGVLKNMPVDRYWAQKTGCEAQMPFNMYIPGEDTSEAEMMQMVPRGLILNRFWYIRPVDMKRGELTGMTRDGVLYFENGEIKHAVNNLRFNEIPHEMTQRILALGRAQLASASAVVPPILVDGFNFVDKTSF; encoded by the coding sequence ATGAACAAGAAATTCGTCGAACAATACATCAGAGAACACTGTTCCGCAGATGATTACACCTGCTGGATAAAAGAAAGCGACAGCCATGAAACCCGCTTTGCCCAAAACGGTATTACACAACATCTGGCAGGGCCAAAGGTCTGGATTGATTTCCATGTATCATTTGGCACAAAAAGCGGTAAAAGCTTGGTCAATCAGGGTGATGAAGAAAACCTGGCAAGACTAATCCAAACAGCAGAAGAGAATGCGCACCTGGCTCCAGAAGATCCGGAACATATGCCATCAGTTGGTCCCGCTGAATTGCCGAAAGTGCAGAATTGCTCAGAAGCAACTCTGAAGCTTACCCCCGCTCAGATGGTGGATATCGTGCAAAAGAGCATCGATAAAGCCAAGGCGATGGATGCCACAGTATCAGGGATGTGCGAAAAGCATTATAACTGCAACTATCTCTTCAGCAAGAATGGCTTCTCTGGGGAAGAATCCTCTACTCAATTTGGACATTCCATGACCATCAAAAAAGCTGAGGTGGAAACTAAAGTGAGCTACGAGGCCAAAGACTTTGCTCCTTTCGATCTGGAGAGCGAGTTTGCCCGCTTGGTATCCCAAGCTGAAGCTCTGGCACATCAGCAGTCTTTTAATGCGCAAAAGATCGCCGTGATCCTGCGTCCGCCTGCCCTGCTAGAACTGATGTGGTATATGAACTGGATGATGAACCGCAGACAGAGCGATGAGGGCTTCACGCCTTTTACAGGGATGTTGGGGAAAGAGTGCTTTGGCAAGAAGTTCAGCCTGTATTCTACTCTTTCGAACAACGATATATTGGCACCGGCTTTTGATATGCTGGGTTTACCGTCAAAAGAGACTTGTTGGGTGGAGCGGGGAGTACTGAAGAACATGCCCGTGGATCGCTACTGGGCGCAGAAAACCGGATGTGAAGCACAAATGCCTTTCAATATGTATATCCCCGGTGAAGATACCAGCGAAGCAGAAATGATGCAGATGGTTCCCAGAGGACTCATTCTAAACCGTTTCTGGTATATCCGCCCGGTGGATATGAAGCGAGGTGAACTCACCGGTATGACCCGTGACGGCGTATTGTACTTTGAAAACGGCGAGATAAAACATGCGGTAAACAATCTGCGATTCAACGAGATCCCTCACGAAATGACACAAAGAATACTGGCACTGGGCAGGGCTCAACTGGCATCTGCAAGCGCTGTCGTACCGCCCATCCTGGTGGATGGATTCAACTTCGTGGATAAAACTTCGTTCTAG
- a CDS encoding ATP phosphoribosyltransferase regulatory subunit: protein MNSNLGIHQFMPDKVWKWKILEQKVANVLALHDYQEIRLSVLQDYEVIHQGITALMQEDEVEHATEGIVNLSRPNGDISLLTLRPEGTISVLHHTAQIIKDRDVHRFYYMGPMFRKENSAAPREFHQLGVELLGSDSVISENEVISLGINICQNLGLKDVRLHLNSFGCQVCRPAYVSDMKDYLDKHKDGLCTPCFTKLYTNPFADPGCDNEQCWETITKGPRMLDYLCPKCKKNFSRVKMIQANLAHEYTINPRMFKNFAYYNETVFDFVIRNGGNDLVIGGGGRYDFLSQMITGKKIPAVGFYLNIDSIFDTMDRRGLFTPLDKSFSVYIASQSEDLEMMMLQIAQELHDNDIKTVLSTDKHSIDEDVVLAQKALCELLIVIRDENVREGKILMRNIIKEHQDYIGLHEITDAILLARKSLNNS, encoded by the coding sequence GTGAATAGCAATCTTGGCATCCATCAATTTATGCCTGATAAGGTGTGGAAGTGGAAGATATTGGAACAGAAGGTGGCCAATGTGCTAGCTTTGCACGATTATCAGGAGATTCGGCTGTCTGTCCTGCAGGATTACGAGGTAATCCACCAGGGAATTACCGCACTAATGCAGGAAGATGAAGTCGAACACGCCACCGAAGGCATTGTCAATCTGTCCCGTCCCAATGGAGATATCAGCCTGCTTACTCTACGCCCGGAAGGCACCATCAGCGTGTTGCACCACACAGCGCAGATTATTAAGGACAGAGATGTGCACCGCTTCTACTATATGGGTCCGATGTTTCGCAAAGAAAACAGCGCAGCACCCAGGGAATTTCATCAATTGGGAGTGGAGCTATTAGGCAGCGACAGCGTGATTTCGGAGAATGAAGTGATTTCATTGGGGATTAATATCTGCCAAAACCTGGGATTGAAAGATGTCCGGCTTCACCTCAACAGCTTTGGCTGCCAAGTCTGTCGTCCTGCCTATGTTTCAGATATGAAAGACTATCTGGACAAACACAAGGACGGATTGTGCACACCTTGCTTTACAAAGCTATACACCAATCCCTTTGCGGATCCGGGCTGTGATAACGAGCAGTGCTGGGAAACCATCACGAAAGGTCCGCGGATGCTGGATTACCTTTGCCCAAAGTGCAAAAAAAACTTTAGCCGGGTAAAGATGATCCAAGCCAATCTGGCACACGAATACACGATCAATCCACGCATGTTCAAGAACTTCGCTTATTACAACGAGACCGTGTTTGACTTCGTAATCCGCAACGGGGGCAATGACTTGGTGATCGGCGGTGGCGGGCGTTATGACTTTCTTTCACAGATGATTACCGGCAAGAAGATCCCCGCGGTGGGTTTTTATCTGAATATCGACAGCATTTTTGACACGATGGATCGGCGAGGGCTGTTTACTCCTCTGGACAAGTCTTTCAGCGTTTACATTGCCTCGCAAAGCGAAGACCTGGAGATGATGATGCTGCAGATAGCTCAGGAACTGCACGATAACGATATCAAGACTGTACTCAGCACGGACAAGCACAGCATCGATGAGGATGTGGTTTTAGCTCAAAAAGCCCTCTGTGAACTGCTGATCGTGATCCGGGATGAGAATGTGCGTGAGGGTAAGATCCTGATGCGCAACATCATCAAAGAACATCAGGATTACATCGGGCTCCACGAGATCACGGATGCCATTCTGCTGGCCCGCAAATCTTTAAATAACTCATAA
- a CDS encoding T9SS type A sorting domain-containing protein, protein MKRYTFLLLLLYLCSVLFSSDVSGIQSGTWTAANNPYVLVGDVTVPAGSTLTIEPGVLVQAMGNYQINAEGNIQAIGTETDSIRFENAQTPPTNLWKGIRLENETEESNFMHIVVEYAEYGINAVDSPMEVSYSRFSYNQRGLHLYGIGNLNPAVMDVHHNIIEHTMQNGILVPQNSNAWIHHNEVRYNGTVTQYYGAIQLANQSAGGQNNPIIEHNYIHDNFKQGITAWDIVGAGAINATIRYNHIEGNLTGIYLLNASGVVHDNLIINNFIPGDTNSGAGMMIGGATSMPYIAGNTLTGNFTGFYITGNAMPVLGDLALNHPFAYGQNVIQDNIDESNTLHSVVCASYSASQNVIKAENNDWGVYTPFEIGIGIMDNNDSASLPTVDFEPWFQPQTGVTLSGSFSWDTEDYDEISPTELNLLLVDPVSGEILETHDLDANPFTIETEVTGSFYVLLNEPTPSRQIYAAPGSLISPTEFDASTGEDIVLGDIYIDSWQHYLKEQRGESEIINGREVFPISKSMLFLAPHIIDYFYDEGDNRYIYRHEEFDGEQWNTVDFGFDQIYDQIANFNHSYTWQQNYVENGIAVTYIVGVSIDDAGDRTFVTMDQSWNQLLRRITGADYERMYVITDGSVSTMLEVEEPTAGLRYMFFRMPPQNPSDLRLRSELVEDTSYNLEFWWNPSTMPLNDIDGYKLYWQRSGEEPQLYTTIPSFHTSWTLWGVTGNGTYNFWLTATNGEVETEPSNFVTITLTTANEDLVQKPQLSVYPNPVSFGNNAALHLNVKGMDKPMLNIYNLRGQLVYDSAIKNEKSTWNGKDNSGRALGSGVYFMRLEDANKQRINKKIIVTK, encoded by the coding sequence ATGAAAAGATACACATTCCTGCTGCTCTTGCTATATCTTTGTTCAGTCTTATTCTCATCGGATGTAAGCGGGATACAGAGCGGAACCTGGACTGCTGCGAACAATCCGTATGTCCTGGTCGGAGACGTCACTGTCCCAGCCGGTTCCACCCTAACTATAGAGCCTGGCGTATTGGTTCAGGCCATGGGTAACTATCAGATCAATGCCGAAGGCAATATCCAAGCTATCGGTACAGAGACAGACAGCATACGCTTTGAGAATGCCCAGACTCCGCCCACGAATCTCTGGAAAGGCATTCGCCTGGAAAATGAAACGGAAGAGAGCAATTTCATGCACATCGTGGTGGAATATGCCGAATATGGCATCAATGCAGTAGATTCTCCCATGGAAGTCTCCTACAGCCGCTTTAGCTACAACCAGCGTGGCCTCCACCTTTATGGCATCGGCAATCTCAATCCTGCAGTTATGGATGTGCACCACAACATCATTGAACATACCATGCAAAACGGTATCTTGGTGCCTCAGAACAGTAATGCCTGGATTCATCACAATGAAGTGCGCTACAACGGCACTGTAACCCAATACTACGGTGCAATCCAACTGGCAAACCAATCTGCCGGTGGACAAAACAATCCCATCATCGAGCACAACTATATCCACGACAATTTTAAACAGGGCATCACTGCATGGGATATTGTAGGAGCTGGAGCGATCAACGCTACCATCCGTTACAACCACATAGAAGGCAACCTCACCGGTATCTATCTGCTGAATGCCAGCGGTGTGGTTCACGACAACCTGATTATAAACAACTTTATCCCCGGAGATACCAATAGCGGTGCCGGCATGATGATCGGTGGTGCCACGTCGATGCCTTATATCGCCGGAAACACCCTTACCGGAAATTTCACCGGATTCTATATCACCGGCAACGCCATGCCCGTCCTGGGTGATCTTGCTTTGAATCATCCTTTTGCTTATGGACAAAATGTCATTCAAGACAACATCGACGAGAGCAACACTCTGCACTCTGTGGTTTGCGCCAGTTACAGCGCCAGCCAAAACGTAATCAAAGCTGAAAACAACGATTGGGGAGTATATACTCCGTTCGAGATCGGCATCGGCATCATGGACAACAACGACAGCGCCAGCCTGCCTACAGTGGATTTCGAACCTTGGTTCCAGCCGCAGACCGGCGTCACTCTCAGCGGTTCATTCTCTTGGGATACAGAAGACTACGACGAAATAAGCCCCACAGAACTCAATCTGCTCCTTGTGGATCCGGTGAGTGGCGAGATTCTGGAAACACATGACCTGGATGCCAATCCCTTCACGATAGAGACTGAAGTAACAGGTAGTTTTTACGTCCTGCTCAACGAACCTACACCTTCCCGCCAGATTTACGCTGCTCCGGGCAGCTTGATCAGTCCCACAGAATTTGATGCTTCCACAGGAGAAGACATCGTTCTGGGCGATATTTACATCGATTCTTGGCAACATTATCTGAAAGAGCAGCGGGGCGAGAGCGAAATCATCAATGGCAGAGAGGTCTTCCCGATCTCCAAAAGCATGCTGTTCCTGGCTCCCCATATTATCGACTACTTCTATGATGAGGGCGACAACCGCTATATCTATCGTCATGAGGAGTTTGACGGCGAGCAGTGGAACACTGTGGATTTCGGCTTTGATCAGATCTACGATCAAATCGCCAATTTCAACCATTCCTACACTTGGCAACAGAATTATGTAGAGAACGGCATAGCAGTTACCTACATCGTAGGTGTTAGCATCGATGACGCTGGAGATCGTACTTTTGTAACAATGGATCAGTCCTGGAATCAGCTTTTGCGCCGCATTACCGGTGCGGATTATGAGCGCATGTATGTGATTACGGATGGCAGTGTAAGCACCATGCTGGAAGTTGAGGAACCCACAGCGGGGCTGCGATATATGTTCTTCCGTATGCCTCCGCAAAATCCATCGGATCTGAGGTTGCGCAGCGAATTAGTTGAAGACACATCCTACAATTTGGAGTTTTGGTGGAATCCTTCCACCATGCCGCTGAACGACATAGATGGTTACAAGCTTTATTGGCAAAGAAGCGGAGAAGAACCTCAACTTTACACCACCATTCCCAGCTTTCATACATCCTGGACGCTATGGGGCGTAACGGGAAACGGCACTTACAACTTTTGGCTGACGGCTACGAACGGCGAAGTTGAAACCGAGCCCAGCAACTTCGTAACCATCACCCTTACTACTGCCAATGAGGATCTGGTCCAAAAGCCTCAGCTTTCGGTGTATCCAAACCCAGTTAGCTTTGGGAACAATGCTGCCTTGCACCTGAACGTAAAAGGCATGGACAAACCCATGCTAAATATCTACAACCTCCGCGGTCAATTGGTCTATGACAGCGCCATCAAGAACGAAAAGAGTACTTGGAACGGCAAAGACAATAGCGGCAGAGCTTTGGGCAGTGGCGTCTATTTCATGCGCCTTGAGGATGCCAACAAACAGCGGATCAACAAAAAGATCATAGTTACAAAGTGA
- a CDS encoding zinc-ribbon domain-containing protein: MADKTIICRDCNKEFVFTDGEQEFYREKGLQNEPQRCPECRKAKKAEFNRKRFQNR; this comes from the coding sequence ATGGCCGACAAAACCATTATCTGCAGAGACTGCAACAAAGAATTTGTGTTCACCGACGGAGAGCAAGAATTCTACAGAGAAAAGGGCTTACAAAACGAACCTCAACGTTGCCCTGAATGCCGCAAAGCCAAAAAAGCAGAATTCAATCGTAAAAGATTCCAGAATCGCTAA
- the gpmA gene encoding 2,3-diphosphoglycerate-dependent phosphoglycerate mutase, with product MYKIVLIRHGESEWNKANLFTGWTDVDLSEKGMLEAKEAGRRLKEAGFSFDEAHTSVLKRAIRTLWMVLDEMDLMYIPIQHDWRLNERHYGALQGLNKAETAAKYGEEQVLAWRRSYDTPPPALDKNDERYPGADIRYRHLEEKHIPLCESLKDTVARTMPFWKDVIIPRLAAGRKMVVTAHGNSLRAIVKNLDQISDSEIVSLNIPTGIPLVYEFDKDLQVRNRYYLADEEEVKAAANKVANQAKN from the coding sequence ATGTACAAGATAGTATTGATAAGACACGGTGAGAGCGAATGGAACAAAGCTAATCTCTTTACCGGCTGGACGGACGTTGATCTTTCGGAAAAAGGCATGCTGGAGGCCAAAGAAGCCGGAAGACGCCTCAAAGAAGCCGGCTTTAGCTTCGATGAAGCTCACACCTCGGTATTAAAACGAGCCATCCGTACATTGTGGATGGTCTTAGACGAGATGGACTTGATGTATATCCCCATCCAGCATGATTGGCGGCTTAATGAACGCCATTACGGGGCATTACAGGGTTTGAACAAAGCAGAGACAGCCGCCAAATACGGTGAAGAACAGGTGTTGGCCTGGCGCAGAAGCTACGACACGCCACCTCCCGCGCTGGATAAAAACGATGAGCGCTATCCCGGTGCTGATATTCGCTACAGGCATCTGGAAGAGAAGCATATCCCTCTATGTGAATCTTTGAAAGATACCGTAGCGCGTACCATGCCCTTCTGGAAAGATGTGATTATTCCACGCCTGGCAGCAGGTCGCAAGATGGTGGTAACAGCCCATGGCAACAGCTTGCGCGCTATTGTGAAAAACCTCGATCAGATCTCTGATAGCGAGATCGTGAGCTTGAATATCCCTACCGGGATTCCTCTGGTTTACGAATTCGATAAGGACCTACAAGTCCGCAATCGATATTATCTGGCCGATGAAGAAGAAGTGAAGGCAGCGGCCAATAAGGTGGCAAATCAAGCCAAGAACTAA
- a CDS encoding 4Fe-4S binding protein, with protein MAKKTRRSLIMAVKIDKETCIGCGACVDVCPVSALSLVDGKADCDEGTCIDCGACIATCPVSAISE; from the coding sequence ATGGCAAAAAAAACCAGAAGGAGTCTTATCATGGCTGTTAAGATTGATAAAGAAACCTGCATCGGCTGCGGAGCATGCGTGGATGTATGTCCCGTAAGCGCTCTTAGCCTTGTTGACGGTAAAGCTGATTGTGATGAAGGCACTTGCATTGATTGCGGGGCTTGCATTGCTACATGTCCGGTATCGGCCATCAGCGAGTAA
- a CDS encoding cob(I)yrinic acid a,c-diamide adenosyltransferase translates to MSITTKGGDQGSTSLYTGERVLKSDLRVDAYGSLDELDAFISEAKHHIGDVEIKKLLLDTQNRLYRVMGELATPDGSYLMPICKEEVDAITDTIHLYEERVNLQGFVVPGSCIASAHLDICRTVARRAERRVIALAQASDVPPNLIKYVNRLSDFFFILARAIEVQEGVLTYKSKLDTGCNKT, encoded by the coding sequence TTGAGCATCACTACAAAAGGCGGAGACCAGGGTAGCACCTCTTTATACACCGGCGAAAGGGTGTTGAAGAGCGATCTGCGTGTGGATGCCTATGGCAGCTTGGACGAACTGGATGCCTTCATCAGTGAAGCCAAACACCATATAGGAGATGTGGAGATCAAAAAGCTCTTGCTGGACACTCAAAACCGCCTGTACCGTGTGATGGGAGAGCTTGCCACACCGGATGGAAGCTATCTGATGCCCATCTGCAAGGAAGAAGTGGATGCCATCACGGATACTATTCACCTCTATGAGGAGCGGGTAAATCTGCAAGGCTTCGTGGTTCCGGGATCCTGCATTGCCAGTGCGCATTTGGATATTTGTCGCACCGTTGCCCGTCGTGCCGAACGCCGGGTAATCGCTTTGGCACAAGCCTCGGATGTCCCTCCCAATCTGATAAAATATGTGAACCGGCTCTCAGATTTCTTTTTTATCCTGGCCCGCGCAATCGAGGTTCAGGAAGGAGTATTGACATACAAAAGCAAACTTGATACAGGTTGCAATAAAACATAA